The DNA segment CTATCCGGAAGCTTATCTAGACAACATAAATGACATTTTGGATGTCAAGATTCATAAGAAACATAAATAAGTTCCAGATCTTAATCCTTAACATCATTTATAGTACACCATTCCAGATATGAAAAATCATAACTCATAACTCACTTCTAAATATGATCATCTAAAAacttaaatgaaatataaaaattgattgAGTTTCTGAACAAACTTGCGCTCAATAAGCCCAATCAAAGTCTTGGGCTGTATACCATTGCCAACCAAATTACCATCtgtttacattaaaaaaataaatgaataatttatCCTTTTCCTTTATGTCTATTATTATTACGATTCTAATAAATAAATGcaacatataataaaaatataatttatttcctcaaaatatatgcataataataatgaaattgagaataaaaaatatctcCTGCTTTATCTCATACAGATACATCTCATTGTCAGGGTCAGCAATAGtaattaataatgattttatttgattGCTTTTTGATACTTCCTGATTTAGCTTTCATGGTGACACTGATCAGGATAAGCATAGATCTTATTCGCTAATTTAGCTTTTATGTTTCTAACTTGCTTTTTCCCACCTAAAGCTACTTTCACATTGcaatttaagaagaaaaaaaactgcAAGCTATTTCTAGACAGTtaagaaaagaagaacaaatCAAAGTAAGCCAATGCTCATCTCTCGTGGAATCACACACCACATTTTCCATATCAatgaagacataaaataaaccaaaaaaaaagtgaagaaatatttaaacattaattaaaattttaattctacTTATTGACCAAGTATAATAAATTtagttgtatttttttatcatgcTACAAATATCTTGCTTCCACTAGACTAAATTTAGTTCTATTTGAAAgataattcaattatttatattagttttatttattattatccaTATCAAAACTTAAAACGTTTTGAATATTTATAGCgtgaaacatattttttattaaaaaaaaactcaaaatattATGACTAAGTCATATTCACTATCTAGATTATCTATATTAAGATATTacaaaatttctattttttatgtttacaatttatttaatcAAGATTAAACTCAAAACTTACTACTTTGGTATCATCGTCTTTTGAAGTaacataattcaatttttttccaCAAAAACCTAACATGCTCTACGACAGATTAAATATACTTTAGTTATTCTCcagaattataattatattttcaagaatgataattttttacatgaaaataattttatactaaACACTTCCTCAAAGTTATATTAGAATAAATAACACGTTAAGCTGTTTCAATAATTCTAAGAGTATAATAATTCACAATATACTCTTGACACATGCTTTCATTGTAACTTTGATATACATGCCATCTTCACACAAAAATACAATTGGAGAAAAGACAAACGAAAAAAGGTTCCAAATATAAAACTGTAAAGGGTCCCAAAAAGGATTAGAGAAACTATTTGATTCTAGATATTTCGAGGGGACAACACAATAATGATACTCAGCAAGACCACGAGTATGCCACGCGCCCAATCCTAGCTTTGCATATCAGCCCTCCACGTTTTGTCGCATCCAACGGTTCTCACTTCACCAAGTTCTCCATTTACTCTCACACGCCCATCTCGATCACCACGCTCACAATATTAACACAGTCGCCATTCCTACGAAACAAACCCTTTCCGTTCCCTTCCGTCTTCGTCTGTTTTTCAAATCCCCCTTTTAGCGGAATTCCGAATCTAAACCATGCTTCTCCGAACCGCTGCTGCTTCGTCACTCTCCCTCTTCAACCCCAACGCCGAACCTTCGCGTTTGGTTCCCGTTCAGGGAAACAAAGCGAGCCGGTTGGTGGTTCGCGCCGCCAAAGGATCCACGAACCACCGCGCCCTAACCGGCGTGATTTTTGAACCGTTCGAGGAGGTAAAGAAGGAGCTCGATCTCGTTCCCATCGTTCCACAAGCTTCTCTCGCACGCCAAAAATACGTTGACGAATCTGAAGCCGTCGTTAACGAACAAATCAAGTtgctcctctctctctctctctctctctcttctttctcGTTGTTTTCATTTCACTTTGTTATTTTATCGTTCTGATTGTCGTTTTTTGGATGCAGTGTGGAGTATAACGTTTCGTATGTATATCATGCTATGTTTGCGTACTTCGATAGGGATAACGTTGCGCTGAGAGGTCTTGCTAAGTAAGTCACGGTTTgttaactttttaatttatctttttatttgatACTGCTACTAATGAGGAGTGATAATTTTGTAATTACTAATTAttgttttgaaaaggtttttcaAGGAATCGAGTGAAGAAGAACGAGAGCATGCTGAGAAATTGATGGAGTATCAGGTTTTTTACTTTgacttattttaattattttggcGTATTGATTGACGTTCATGTTGAACTCTGAATTGTAATTGTGTTGTTGCGATGTATTTGTTTTATTCATTTTCAGAACAAGCGTGGTGGAAAAGTGAAGTTGCAGTCAATTGTGATGCCGCTTTCTGAGTATGATCATGCAGATAAGGGGGATGCCCTGTACGGTTAGTTTTCTGGCCTTGTAATTTCTCTTTTTAGTGTTTTCAGTTCAGATCATGTGTGTGATTTGTGGTTTTGATTCTTGAAATCTTACGAGTTTTTAGATCGTCTCTAGAATTGGAATTCTTAGTTGATATAATAGTTCGTGAAAGACTCTGTACATATTTGATACTATTCTTAGCATCTTATGATGAATCACAAATGATTTGGAATTATGCAAATACATATGTGAATGTTGTGAgaccttttatttatttgtgtactcATAATTTATTGTCAATCAAATTGGAAAGTTTTACGAATGGGAGTTTGTATGAAAAGAAATTTAAGGAGCACTCCTAAACATAAACCTCTCCGTTTTTCGTTTGTATGAAAGTAGGATTTTATCCTTCACTATTTGTATTGGTCTCTATTTTACCCTTTCCACATAGCTATGAGAGTTGTGGTCGGGTTCTTCTGTCAattctaattaaaaattattgcaTTTGAGATATACACGTCAtttatagtatttaattatttatttcaaaaatattcttCATATCGCTATTTCTAATTTGTATTTGTGATACCAGGAGGTATCAGGACTGAATTATAACAATATGCATTTATTTATACTTCATAAACATAGCATGATATACATAAGAAATGTGTTTTTCTactaattaaaatgaaataaaaataagaagaaacaatgaaatgtgtttttctacaaattaaaatgtttaattcatttattataaattaattaatttatagaaGTTATCttatatagtttatttttattttctcaagTATTTACGGATAAACTTAATCACAAGCAAGTTTGTTCTGGCCACTaatgttatttaaattaaataaaatccaGATTGGATGTTAcatttgtatattattactatttagaGATACAATATTTATTACGAAAATGGTAAATACGAATTAAAGCGTCAACTTGttcaatatattttaacttCTTTCGGCTTTTTCCTCTTGAAGTTATCCACTGGATTCATTATTTGTCAGAGTTAAACATGTTTTCTTCCTCTTGTTTCAGCAATGGAACTCGCTCTATCATTAGAGAAACTAACGAACGAAAAGCTCCTTCACTTGCACAGTGTAAGCCACCTTTTATTGGATCTTAGTTCTGGTTTTGCTGCGTTGTTTCATTTCATTGGTCTTGTCTATGTCGATAATGATTTGTTAAAAGAAGTCCCTTACTTTGAACTTGATGCATGTATCTTCAGGTTGCCACGAAGAACGGTGACGTGCAGTTGACAGACTTCGTCGAAAGCGAGTTTCTGGGTGAACAGGTATAAATGCATTGTAAATTTGGTGTTGCAACCGGCAATTTTTCAAATAGTGAGATATTGTACATATTTCTTTGTGTTTTATGCATGGCATTTGGCAAAACAAGACTAATCTTTAGTTGTTTCTTTCTTAGGTGGAAGCCATCAAAAGAATATCTGAGTATGTTGCTCAGCTCAGAAGAGTTGGCAAAGGACATGGTAAGAAATTTCAAACTCTGGTATTTGCATTTTACTTTCCCGAGACCAATGATCAAAGTATAGTTGTATCTGATCAAAGTATCGTTGTATCTTATTTGTTTTCCTGGATGAACTTTCAGGTGTGTGGCACTTTGATCAGATGCTGCTACACGAGGCAGCTTGATGATTACTGTTTTCCCCCTTTCTCTTGTTACTATGTGTATCTTTCTCATCTAGTGAATTTCGAGTCTTGTGCTAGATGGTGGAACTGAAACTAAggatgaataaaataaatgagaaCTGTTTTGGACACATCCATGTTTTgaagtttatttattatttgatcAGGGCAAAACAAACTTTATTTCA comes from the Phaseolus vulgaris cultivar G19833 chromosome 8, P. vulgaris v2.0, whole genome shotgun sequence genome and includes:
- the LOC137827228 gene encoding ferritin-2, chloroplastic, whose translation is MLLRTAAASSLSLFNPNAEPSRLVPVQGNKASRLVVRAAKGSTNHRALTGVIFEPFEEVKKELDLVPIVPQASLARQKYVDESEAVVNEQINVEYNVSYVYHAMFAYFDRDNVALRGLAKFFKESSEEEREHAEKLMEYQNKRGGKVKLQSIVMPLSEYDHADKGDALYAMELALSLEKLTNEKLLHLHSVATKNGDVQLTDFVESEFLGEQVEAIKRISEYVAQLRRVGKGHGVWHFDQMLLHEAA